Sequence from the Acidobacteriota bacterium genome:
CCGGGCCGTATCCAACCCGCGCCTGGGGCGTCACCGAGACCGCGGGCAAGTTCGCGTCGATGACCATCCAGCGCCGCGCGCTGGGTGCCCACGATGTGCTGCTGGACATCCTCTATGCCGGCATCTGCCACTCGGATGTGCATACCGCGCGTGGTGA
This genomic interval carries:
- a CDS encoding alcohol dehydrogenase catalytic domain-containing protein — encoded protein: MTIQRRALGAHDVLLDILYAGICHSDVHTARG